The proteins below come from a single Ictalurus furcatus strain D&B chromosome 27, Billie_1.0, whole genome shotgun sequence genomic window:
- the ankrd11 gene encoding ankyrin repeat domain-containing protein 11, translated as MPKGGGSKTPQLEDFPLSTDMVEKQGGKKDKDKGSSNKTPKLDRSDGVKDMKEKAPKRKLPFTVGANGDQKDSDSEKQGPERKRIKKEPTNTRKPSLPFGMGMPGIRAGYPLSERQQVALLMQMTAEESVNSPDTTPKHQSQSNLGQKGTPNSASKTKDKVNKRNERGETRLHRAAIRGEVRRIKELISEGADVNVKDFAGWTALHEACNRGYYEVAKQLLAAGAEVNTKGLDDDTPLHDASNNGHFKVVKLLLRYGGDPCQSNRRGETPLKVANSPTMLNLLLGKGTYTSSESSSESSEEEDAPSFAPSSSVDGNNTDSEFEKGLKLKGKTLDPPKSTTTPVKDEYEFDEDDEEERVPPVDDKHLLKKDFRKDPVSKANNFISIPKMEVKTYSKSNSLTPKKPVRRILSDSNSSDEDDRTLCFTPTPTPRQSAAQSNTKSRDSNTLCSKQQKDKSKVKKKRKKETKNNVNKEVRFGKVNDKFCTSDSETADMESDDDKGSMPVSNCVKDSSTLSLKESSVFSSLSVSSSSSSHGSLSSQKLTQSLAEQHPKQWRTDGWKTVSSPAWSDVSSLSDSVRTRLSSESDYSSADSSVESIKQVKKKAQEKKKNNTHPSVLDKKSSDFYKNSNTDGAVSKADKDGKVLKKHKVKHKHKNKEKEKVTTLVLNQDMNEKFVKSISFDFDDSRQESPSESKVKLSKHEKDHFKKEDRLAKVKTEEKDWPGKEVQRVSKEEKSRKTKESNKDRTSKDEKDKSLKTEKEKGLKDKEKPKEEKQKSHKEDRKKKSKDKSLKAEKKSEQREEKHFKSEKDKTVKEEKSKKDKTLKEEPDYEDYDMKNPFLEDTKMSASDHDRWPSDLSSDSSLYEDDSWDAPMKEYKANNNSVKLIVETMKDENRDRKKDNKVKDKKSEHGDKRFEKDVTSKKKEKESSDKGSDKGNEKKKDWTDKQKLNSGHPEKEKKRKESADGVIKEKKEKESVEGGRDRKDSYEFTKERKDSKTKTECLRDDYGNETLFKSESETTPKSDPRERNHSGKEKEKKGDGMEKKDKVKGEKHKDKPKDRSLDQEKPEKNSIDRSLKDKDIERSSKDKKDGAKDKHKDSHSKDKERKMSSEQSKDKKEKIFQDKHGEREKDFLEFKKEEKKPEKVREKTWYKIEDIFTDESEDESDNYNGGVAKLSDSFGLLDSHRKDSTPDLDDIDVLTDKHRKYSGEGKQHSIENKKEKEHKEKKKEKTFDAGKERKGSMEKHKDKKDKDSADLKHKDRKDRASVDSNQEKKIRQKPADKRELAEEKSKSKYKDKPDHLKDRKLSKGSGENEKSLLEKLEEEAMNDYKDDSNDKNSEISSDSFTDRGHEPVSSSFYDSSNITLPDMSEDRRESLSISNAQDKFREKERHRHSSSSSSKKSHDKDKEKGKKEKADKRDKSEEIRESFGRRESLPVEKEPMPLEADPYTFPYGSKGDGEDDLDRTLEFEKEMSKKDKTNSIITNEKIKDKKKKEKHKDKVKEEKHKYSDGFGSFRHTKDEQKSGLKESPQVTNLKDKSKEDSPKFDGKNKDRNRDITDKEKTDYIKTKDKLSDGDKLGQSKDTSRKDSRPREKLLVDGDLRLTSFGKMLSLKDQENEERHKRHKEKMKQMEKLRHKSGDPKLKEKIKSSEDLKKNRSDLSSKKSGTLDSALKDKKLKEPSQMMSPDRKSQPLDSQNSKDWLAGHQMKENLPASPRPDQNRPTGVPTPAPVLSCPSYEEVMQTPRTPSCSTEDYQEIIFDGLDCQNSSAMTMSMNACSPTFFDRYTSQNSSHSFPEGTCITPAKNMQLPLESRSIASEVRRPLEEEFKAEADKFLRQQNAPREFDSSASHLCEDKIPMERLESLSSSYPSPHINMLSPRPDSTQPVLDRASAASSGNDASELPPESMFSYLTKPSTPVHRPDPQCLDIAAPLTPAPAALPPMDIDDLSEPHQSEPSVLPSDPVSGSEYLPPLVEEQDEDEDDDDDNEDLEEDEEEEEEEEEEEDEEEDNSEETAETQIASDQAMQSTEDPTYSLGLDESVMKTWAESLDRREPEVLPLTPTHPQDNIMENSCDPSIGWTSDGLMKSPHESYGEVEAAVSKISSPYSHSDCELPPIPTAIPVHSSMTPPYSAYSRSYPHISESHYEVQKDNVEDISSSPRPQAGPEESNFMPPSSTQLETFFTDIKPHDEENQMDVEPSCVAQENREESLSYPQSSLAQPVSCESHWADPFPNTVDELDDLSPFSLPDLPFPEKEMHESEITAPETTESKHPPAQLRPLETSKELGVLDVGFPSLSKPPCSPAVVPPCESAQDLEPTPHNEESYRPQHELEPEPHNIQDVPSIKEKIQEDVQLFDDHDESDGNMYSVVDGENDQEYRQKDTAPDMLTSVTPCLEPLAPLKSDQITSNPVVVLGTSCNSCLPTPVLTVTSSSTAQISEALETTVKLPVAPATTEAPKKVEEIAPRMTRNRAQMLANQSKQSTATSVSSSTTSSLVTTNITTISPSSLTSGEKEKEPINTITAQASTPLLVTKTKGRAEEEDGQTQHPRKRKFPKSGQQQVQVQLVNTAMQQTREMIQQTLAVIVNAIKLDEIEPYHSDRSNPYFEYLQIRKKIEEKRKILCYITPQAPQCYAEYVTYTGSYLLDGKPLSKLHIPVIAPPPSLSEPLKELFRQQEAVRGKLRLQHSIEREKLIVSCEQEVLRVHCRAARTIANQAVPFSACTMLLDSEVYNMPSENQGDENKSVRDRFNARQFISWIQDVDDKYDRMKTCLLMRQQHEAAALNAVQRMEWQLKVQELDPAGHKSLCVNEVPSFYVPMVDVNDDFVLLPA; from the exons AGAAGCAAGGTCCGGAGCGGAAGCGCATTAAAAAGGAGCCCACCAACACCAGGAAGCCAAGCTTGCCGTTCGGGATGGGCATGCCAGGAATCCGGGCTGGGTACCCTCTGTCAGAGCGGCAGCAGGTGGCTCTTCTTATGCAGATGACGGCGGAGGAGTCAGTAAACAGTCCAG aCACAACACCAAAGCATCAGTCACAGTCAAATCTGGGTCAGAAGGGAACACCAAACTCTGCCTCAAAAACCAAAGACAAAGTGAATAAGCGGAACGAGAGGGGCGAAACACGGCTGCACCGGGCAGCCATCCGCGGCGAGGTGCGCCGCATCAAGGAGCTCATCAGTGAGGGAGCTGATGTGAATGTAAAAGACTTTGCAG GCTGGACCGCACTGCATGAGGCGTGCAACAGAGGGTATTACGAAGTGGCCAAGCAGCTGCTGGCAGCCGGGGCCGAGGTCAATACCAAGGGCCTGGACGATGATACGCCTCTACATGATGCGTCAAATAACGGCCACTTCAAA GTGGTGAAGTTACTTTTGCGGTATGGAGGGGATCCTTGTCAAAGCAACAGAAGGGGGGAAACACCGCTGAAGGTCGCAAACTCTCCAACCATGCTTAATTTGTTGCTTGGAAaaggcacttacacctctagtGAGAGCTCATCAG AATCTTCAGAGGAAGAGGACGCTCCATCGTTTGCCCCGTCTAGCTCTGTTGATGGCAATAACACGGATTCAGAGTTCGAGAAGGGCTTAAAGCTGAAAGGGAAGACCCTCGACCCACCCAAATCCACCACCACACCGGTGAAGGACGAATACGAGTTTGATGAGGATGACGAGGAGGAGCGCGTCCCACCTGTGGATGATAAGCATTTGCTCAAGAAAGATTTCCGCAAGGATCCTGTCAGCAAGGCCAACAACTTCATCTCCATACCCAAGATGGAGGTTAAAACCTATTCCAAAAGCAACTCACTCACACCAAAGAAGCCAGTGCGTCGGATACTGTCCGATAGCAACAGCTCAGACGAGGATGACCGGACGTTGTGTTTCACACCAACACCCACGCCAAGGCAATCTGCTGCCCAGAGCAACACCAAGAGTAGAGACTCGAACACTCTGTGCTCCAAGCAGCAGAAAGACAAAAGCAAAGtcaagaagaagaggaagaaggagacaAAAAACAACGTCAATAAGGAGGTGCGCTTTGGCAAAGTGAACGACAAGTTCTGCACCTCAGACTCCGAGACAGCCGATATGGAGAGCGATGATGATAAGGGCTCGATGCCAGTTTCGAACTGTGTGAAGGATTCTTCGACTTTGAGCCTTAAAGAATCTAGTGTATTCAGCTCACTGTCTGtgtcttcttcctcctcctctcatGGGAGTTTGAGCTCTCAGAAACTTACACAATCTCTGGCAGAGCAGCACCCGAAACAGTGGAGGACGGATGGCTGGAAGACCGTGTCCTCCCCAGCTTGGTCTGATGTCAGCTCCCTCTCCGACTCGGTCAGAACGAGGCTTTCCAGCGAGTCTGACTATTCCTCTGCAGACTCGAGTGTTGAGTCTATAAAACAGGTGAAGAAGAAAGcgcaggagaagaagaaaaacaacacgcACCCCAGTGTGCTAGACAAAAAGAGCTCCGACTTTTATAAGAACTCAAACACAGATGGCGCCGTCTCTAAAGCAGACAAAGATGGCAAGGTATTGAAaaaacacaaagtaaaacacaaacacaaaaataaagaaaaggagAAGGTTACAACTTTAGTGCTGAATCAAGACATGAATGAAAAATTTGTCAAGAGCATTTCCTTTGACTTTGACGATTCACGACAAGAGTCACCCTCAGAAAGTAAAGTCAAACTCTCCAAACATGAAAAAGATCATTTTAAGAAAGAGGACAGGTTGGCAAAAGTTAAAACTGAAGAGAAGGACTGGCCAGGGAAAGAAGTTCAAAGAGTTTCTAAAGAAGAGAAGTCCAGGAAAACAAAGGAGTCTAACAAAGACAGAACGAGTAAAGATGAGAAGGACAAATCTTTAAAGACCGAAAAGGAGAAAGGCTTGAAGGACAAAGAAAAGCCaaaggaggaaaaacaaaaatcccataaagaggacagaaagaaaaagtccAAGGATAAGTCTCtcaaagcagaaaaaaagagtgagcagagagaggagaagCATTTTAAGTcagaaaaagacaaaactgTAAAAGAGGAGAAGTCCAAGAAGGATAAGACCCTCAAGGAAGAACCGGATTACGAGGACTACGATATGAAGAATCCTTTTTTAGAGGACACCAAGATGAGTGCATCAGATCATGATCGATGGCCATCAGACCTTTCCTCCGACAGCTCTCTCTATGAAGACGATAGTTGGGATGCCCCCATGAAAGAGTACAAAGCAAATAACAATTCTGTGAAACTCATCGTGGAGACGATGAAAGACGAAAACCGGGACCGGAAAAAGGACAACAAAGTTAAAGACAAGAAGTCTGAGCATGGTGACAAGCGCTTTGAGAAAGATGTTACTTccaagaagaaggagaaggaatcCTCTGACAAAGGAAGCGACAAAGGGAACGAAAAGAAGAAAGACTGGACCGACAAACAAAAGCTGAACTCCGGTCACccggagaaggagaagaaacgAAAGGAGTCAGCCGATGGGGTCatcaaagagaagaaagaaaaggagtcGGTTGAGGGCGGCAGAGACCGGAAAGATTCCTACGAGTTTACCAAGGAGCGTAAAGACtccaaaaccaaaacagaatGCTTGAGAGATGACTATGGCAATGAGACTCTCTTCAAATCAGAGAGTGAAACTACTCCGAAGTCAGACCCCAGGGAGAGGAACCACtctggaaaagaaaaggagaagaaagggGATGGCATGGAGAAGAAAGACAAGGTAAAGGGCGAAAAGCACAAAGATAAGCCTAAAGATCGAAGTTTGGACCAGGAGAAACCTGAGAAGAACTCCATTGACAGGTCTTTGAAAGATAAAGACATTGAAAGGAGCTCCAAAGACAAGAAAGATGGGGCTAAAGATAAGCACAAAGATTCTCATAGCAAAGATAAGGAGAGGAAGATGTCATCTGAGCAGAGTaaagacaagaaagaaaaaatattccaAGACAAACATGGTGAAAGGGAGAAGGATTTTCTTGAatttaaaaaggaagaaaagaagccTGAAAAGGTGAGGGAGAAGACCTGGTATAAAATTGAGGACATATTCACAGATGAGAGTGAAGACGAGAGCGACAACTACAACGGAGGAGTGGCGAAATTGAGTGATTCCTTTGGACTGTTGGACTCTCACCGTAAAGACTCCACACCTGATCTAGATGACATAGATGTCCTGACGGATAAACACAGGAAGTACTCTGGAGAGGGGAAACAACACTCTatagaaaataagaaagaaaaggagcataaagagaaaaagaaagagaagaccTTTGAtgcaggaaaagagagaaaaggctCCATGGAGAAACACAAAGATAAGAAAGACAAGGATTCAGCTGATCTAAAACACAAGGACCGCAAAGACAGAGCATCTGTGGACTCCAATCAGGAGAAGAAAATCCGACAGAAACCAGCTGACAAGAGGGAGCTCGCCGAGGAAAAGAGCAAAAGCAAATACAAAGATAAACCGGACCATCTGAAAGATAGGAAACTTTCTAAGGGGAGTGGCGAGAATGAGAAATCCTTGCTTGAGAAGCTAGAGGAGGAGGCCATGAACGATTACAAAGATGATTCCAACGATAAGAACAGTGAGATCTCATCAGACAGTTTCACAGACCGGGGTCATGAGCCAGTTTCAAGCAGCTTTTATGACTCCTCAAATATTACCCTGCCAGATATGTCCGAGGATCGAAGAGAGTCGCTGTCCATTTCCAATGCGCAGGACAaattcagagagaaagagagacataggCATTCCTCTTCCTCATCGTCCAAAAAGAGTCACGACAAGGATAAGGAGAAAGGCAAGAAAGAGAAAGCCGATAAGAGAGACAAGTCGGAGGAGATTAGAGAGTCCTTTGGCCGTAGAGAGAGCCTACCTGTTGAGAAAGAGCCCATGCCCTTGGAAGCTGATCCATACACGTTTCCATATGGCTCTAAGGGTGACGGAGAGGACGACTTGGACAGAACTCTGGAGTTTGAAAAGGAAATGTCCAAAAAGGATAAGACAAATAGCATCATTACTAACGAAAAgattaaagacaaaaagaagaaagagaagcatAAGGACAAGGTAAAAGAGGAGAAACACAAATATTCAGATGGCTTTGGGTCTTTCCGACACACCAAAGATGAGCAAAAATCTGGACTGAAAGAAAGTCCTCAAGTCACAAATTTGAAAGATAAGTCTAAAGAAGATAGTCCAAAATTTGATGGCAAAAACAAGGACAGGAATAGGGACATcacagacaaagagaaaacCGATTATATCAAGACCAAGGATAAACTCAGTGATGGCGACAAGCTCGGCCAGTCAAAAGACACCTCCCGGAAGGACAGTCGCCCACGTGAGAAGCTTCTGGTTGATGGTGATCTCAGACTAACAAGCTTTGGCAAAATGCTTAGTTTAAAAGATCAGGAGAATGAAGAGCGGCATAAGAGACACAAGGAGAAGATGAAACAAATGGAGAAATTAAGGCACAAATCAGGAGATCCAAAGCTTAAGGAGAAAATCAAGTCCAGCGAGGATCTGAAAAAGAACCGTAGTGATCTCTCATCTAAGAAGTCTGGCACATTAGACTCTGCTTTGAAAGACAAGAAACTTAAAGAGCCTTCCCAGATGATGTCCCCTGATAGGAAATCACAGCCACTGGACAGCCAGAACTCAAAAGACTGGCTAGCAGGCCACCAGATGAAGGAAAATCTTCCTGCTTCTCCACGACCTGATCAGAACAGACCAACAGGGGTCCCCACTCCCGCGCCTGTGCTTTCGTGTCCAAGCTACGAGGAAGTCATGCAGACTCCTCGTACACCGTCCTGCAGTACAGAGGACTACCAAGAAATCATATTTGATGGACTAGACTGTCAGAACTCTTCTGCAATGACGATGTCAATGAATGCCTGCTCCCCAACGTTCTTTGATAGATACACATCCCAGAACTCATCCCATAGTTTCCCAGAAGGAACCTGCATCACACCAGCGAAGAATATGCAGCTACCCCTCGAGAGTCGATCGATCGCCTCGGAGGTCAGAAGACCTCTAGAAGAAGAGTTCAAAGCAGAAGCTGACAAGTTTCTTAGACAGCAGAATGCGCCTCGAGAATTCGACTCTTCTGCTTCTCACCTTTGTGAAGACAAAATTCCAATGGAGAGACTTGAAAGTCTTTCATCTTCGTACCCCTCACCTCACATTAACATGCTGTCTCCAAGGCCTGACTCGACACAGCCTGTACTTGATAGAGCTTCTGCAGCCAGTTCTGGGAATGATGCCAGTGAACTCCCTCCAGAGAGCATGTTCAGTTATCTCACGAAACCGTCAACTCCAGTCCATAGACCTGACCCTCAATGTCTGGACATAGCTGCTCCTCTAACACCAGCCCCTGCAGCTTTGCCTCCGATGGACATTGATGACTTGTCCGAACCACATCAGAGTGAGCCCAGTGTGCTGCCGTCtgatccagtgagtggcagtgaATATTTACCTCCTCTCGTGGAGGAgcaggatgaagatgaggatgacgatgatgataacGAAGACTTGgaagaggacgaggaggaggaggaggaggaggaggaggaggaggatgaagaggaggataATTCGGAGGAAACGGCTGAAACTCAGATTGCTTCGGATCAGGCCATGCAGTCTACAGAAGATCCCACGTATTCTCTTGGATTAGACGAGTCTGTCATGAAGACTTGGGCTGAATCTCTTGATCGTCGAGAGCCTGAAGTCCTTCCACTGACACCCACTCATCCTCAAGATAACATCATGGAAAACTCTTGTGACCCGTCTATAGGGTGGACCTCGGATGGTCTTATGAAATCACCCCATGAAAGTTATGGGGAGGTTGAAGCTGCAGTTTCAAAGATCAGCAGTCCATATTCACACTCCGATTGTGAACTGCCACCTATTCCTACTGCAATacctgtccattcatccatgaCACCCCCTTATTCTGCATATTCCAGGTCATACCCACACATTTCAGAAAGTCATTACGAGGTACAGAAAGACAATGTAGAGGATATTTCTTCATCACCAAGACCTCAAGCAGGGCCTGAAGAATCAAACTTCATGCCACCCTCCTCAACTCAACTAGAAACGTTCTTCACAGATATCAAACCACATGATGAGGAGAATCAAATGGACGTCGAGCCATCATGTGTGGCACAAGAGAACAGAGAAGAATCACTCAGTTACCCTCAGAGCAGTCTTGCCCAACCAGTAAGCTGTGAGTCTCACTGGGCAGACCCTTTTCCTAACACAGTTGATGAACTAGATGATCTGAGTCCATTCTCTTTGCCAGACCTTCCCTTCCCAGAAAAAGAGATGCACGAGTCTGAAATTACAGCCCCAGAGACAACAGAGAGCAAACATCCTCCTGCCCAATTAAGACCTTTGGAAACAAGCAAAGAACTAGGGGTGTTGGATGTTGGCTTTCCCAGTTTGAGCAAACCCCCATGCTCACCTGCAGTTGTTCCTCCATGTGAGTCTGCTCAGGATTTGGAACCGACTCCTCATAATGAGGAGAGTTACAGACCCCAGCATGAGCTTGAACCAGAACCTCACAACATTCAAGATGTTCcatcaataaaagaaaaaatccaGGAAGATGTGCAGTTGTTTGATGACCATGATGAGAGTGATGGTAACATGTATTCAGTTGTTGATGGAGAGAATGACCAGGAATATAGACAGAAAGACACGGCCCCTGATATGCTGACGTCAGTAACGCCATGTTTGGAACCACTGGCACCTTTAAAATCCGATCAAATCACGTCTAATCCCGTGGTTGTCTTGGGTACCTCATGCAACTCTTGCCTCCCTACTCCAGTCTTGACTGTCACATCATCTAGTACTGCGCAAATATCAGAAGCTTTGGAGACAACAGTAAAGCTCCCAGTTGCACCTGCCACAACCGAGGCCCCCAAAAAGGTTGAGGAGATAGCTCCAAGGATGACTCGCAATCGTGCGCAGATGCTGGCCAACCAAAGTAAGCAGAGCACTGCGACGAGTGTCTCATCTTCTACAACCTCCTCTCTTGTTACCACAAACATCACCACTATTTCTCCATCGTCTCTTACctctggagagaaagagaaggagccCATCAACACCATCACTGCTCAGGCTTCAACTCCTCTTCTCGTCACCAAAACTAAAGGCCGCGCTGAGGAGGAAGATGGCCAGACGCAGCATCCTCGCAAAAGGAAGTTCCCGAAATCAGGCCAGCAACAAGTGCAGGTTCAGCTCGTCAACACAGCAATGCAGCAAACACGGGAGATGATACAGCAAACGTTAGCAGTTATAGTCAATGCCATCAAGCTGGATGAAATCGAGCCATACCACAGCGACCGCTCCAACCCTTACTTTGAGTACCTTCAGATCCGCAAAAAGATCGAAGAGAAGCGGAAAATTCTTTGCTATATAACACCACAAGCGCCCCAGTGCTACGCGGAATATGTGACGTACACAGGCTCCTACCTGCTAGATGGCAAACCACTGAGCAAACTGCATATCCCAGTG ATTGCACCACCGCCATCTTTGTCCGAGCCCTTGAAGGAGCTCTTCAGACAGCAGGAGGCAGTAAGGGGGAAACTGCGACTGCAGCACAGCATCGAGCGG GAAAAgctgattgtgtcctgtgagcAAGAGGTCCTGCGAGTTCACTGCAGAGCGGCCAGAACTATTGCTAATCAGGCTGTCCCGTTTAGTGCTTGCACCATGCTTCTGGATTCAGAGGTTTACAATATGCCATCAGAGAACCAG GGGGACGAAAACAAATCCGTGAGAGATCGCTTTAACGCCCGGCAGTTTATCTCTTGGATTCAAGACGTGGACGACAAATACGACCGCATGAAG ACGTGCTTGCTGATGCGGCAGCAGCATGAGGCCGCCGCTCTCAACGCAGTGCAGAGGATGGAGTGGCAACTCAAGGTGCAGGAGCTGGACCCTGCTGGACACAAATCTCTGTGCGTCAACGAGGTTCCCTCCTTTTACGTGCCAATGGTCGACGTCAATGACGACTTTGTACTGTTGCCTGCATGA
- the slc22a31 gene encoding putative solute carrier family 22 member 31 — MLFEAKIYPQVGGYGRYNRLVAVFSWFPHFAVALNLFCDIFLTLVPESYHCRADPELLPAAFLLSNVSTQTYLNFTVPWLNGSGLSHCELYKYPRNWTNFTDRAHRTRVPCTRGWWYGKAAGLQSNLVTQWNLVCKDYWKIPLQHVSFMTGWILGYVLFGTLCDWLGRRRALLISVSFSGVLGVAVCFSNSSVVFQLLRLGQGTALAGVFLSSYITRLEVCDPPHRLMVSMMSGFFSVFAELMLPGLALLCSEWPVLQAVATVPLLLLLSYWCWPSVFPESPRWLLATSQIPQAKRCLQLFSTRNGMRKRDEIYPAETLLTEIDVAFPEDPQPKYHHIFELRHTRVIWRNCLILAFTLFLGTGIQYCFTRNLHNYSPHFYFVYFLRALTGAVACGFLCVTVDRVGRRGILLLAAIITGLSSLLLLALTQYLRGGLVLVLSFVGLLSSQALAMLSVFFASEVMPTVVRGGTLGLVMAAGSVGTAASSLMELQNNSGYFLHHVVFASFAVLSVICIMLLPESKHKALADSLKDGESLRRPPLFLSRRGRDELPLLRCHHPPSQYNPENYSCLLSATRKMLTQDTVPYRIAVTSQLLLQSNGTSQGDHDVS; from the exons ATGTTGTTTGAAGCTAAAATTTACCCCCAGGTTGGAGGATACGGACGCTACAACCGGCTCGTTGCGGTTTTCAGCTGGTTCCCGCACTTCGCCGTGGCTTTAAACCTTTTCTGTGATATTTTCCTCACGCTCGTACCGGAGTCGTACCACTGCCGGGCGGATCCGGAGTTACTGCCCGCCGCCTTCCTCCTCAGCAACGTCTCCACACAGACTTACCTCAACTTCACCGTGCCGTGGCTCAACGGCTCCGGACTGAGCCACTGTGAGCTTTACAAGTACCCGAGGAACTGGACCAACTTCACCGACAGGGCGCACAGGACGCGGGTGCCGTGTACCAGGGGCTGGTGGTATGGGAAAGCCGCCGGGCTCCAGAGCAACCTCGTCACTCAG TGGAACTTGGTTTGCAAGGACTACTGGAAGATTCCTCTGCAGCATGTCAGCTTCATGACCGGCTGGATCCTCGGCTACGTGCTGTTCGGCACTCTGTGTGACTG gTTAGGTCGGCGTCGGGCTCTGCtgatctctgtgtctttctcagGCGTGCTCGGAGTCGCTGTGTGTTTCTCCAACAGCTCCGTGGTGTTTCAGCTCCTCCGCCTGGGTCAAGGCACCGCGCTCGCTGGTGTCTTCCTCTCCTCCTATATCACTC GTCTGGAGGTGTGTGATCCCCCTCACAGGCTCATGGTGTCCATGATGAGTGGTTTCTTCTCTGTGTTTGCTGAGCTCATGCTCCCGGGCCTGGCTTTGCTGTGCAGTGAGTGGCCTGTACTTCAGGCCGTGGCTACGGTGcctctactgctgctgctgtcatACTGGTG CTGGCCCTCTGTGTTTCCCGAATCTCCCCGCTGGCTTCTGGCCACATCTCAGATTCCTCAGGCCAAGAGATGCCTACAGCTGTTCAGCACCCGAAACGGAATGCGTAAGAGAGACGAGATCTACCCAGCAGAGACTCTTCTGACAG AGATAGATGTGGCGTTCCCAGAAGACCCCCAGCCAAAGTACCACCACATCTTTGAACTCCGTCACACCAGAGTTATCTGGAGGAATTGTCTCATCCTGGCCTTTACTCT TTTCTTAGGCACAGGGATCCAGTACTGTTTCACCCGGAACCTCCACAACTACTCACCACACTTCTACTTTGTGTATTTCCTGCGCGCTCTGACGGGAGCCGTGGCTTGCGGCTTCCTGTGCGTCACGGTTGATCGCGTGGGACGGAGAGGAATTTTGCTGCTAGCTGCAATCATCACAGGCCTGTCCTCACTACTGCTGCTGGCCCTCAcacaat ACCTGCGTGGAGGACTGGTGTTGGTGCTGTCATTCGTAGGGCTTCTCTCCTCCCAGGCTCTGGCCATGCTCAGTGTGTTCTTCGCCAGTGAAGTCATGCCTACTGTCGTACG GGGTGGCACCCTAGGTCTGGTGATGGCTGCCGGCAGCGTGGGCACAGCCGCTTCGTCACTGATGGAGCTGCAGAACAACAGTGGCTACTTCCTGCACCACGTGGTGTTCGCCTCGTTCGCCGTTCTCTCCGTGATCTGCATCATGCTGCTGCCCGAGAGCAAGCACAAGGCCCTGGCCGACTCTCTGAAGGACGGAGAGAGCCTGCGCCGGCCTCCGCTCTTCCTCTCCAGGAGAGGACGAGATGAACTCCCACTGCTCCGCTGCCACCATCCACCTTCTCAATACAACCCGGAGAACTACTCGTGCCTGCTCAGCGCCACCAGGAAGATGCTCACCCAGGACACAGTGCCGTACAGGATCGCAGTGACATCTCAGCTGCTGCTGCAGAGTAATGGCACTTCACAGGGTGACCACGATGTCTCATAA